GGAAGAAGAGATCACACAGGCAGTGGATCATGCCGTCCCGCTCTCCGGGTACCGTCAGGGTATGAGTCATCCGCACCCCGAGCTGAAAGCCGCCCCGCCCCTTCCCGAAGGAGGGTTGCGGGTCGTCGCCCTGGGCGGTCTGGGGGAGATCGGCCGCAACATGACCGTTTTCGAGCACGCGGGCAAGCTGCTCATCGTCGACTGCGGCGTGCTGTTCCCCGAGGAGACGCAGCCCGGCGTGGACGTCATCCTGCCGGACTTCACCTCGATCCGTGACCGGCTGGACGACATCGTGGCCGTGGTTCTCACCCACGGCCACGAGGACCACATCGGCGGCGTGCCGTACCTGCTGCGCGAGCGGTCCGACATTCCCGTCGTCGGCTCCAAGCTGACGCTGGCGTTCCTGGAGGCCAAGCTCAAAGAACACGGCATCCGGCCGCGCACGGTGCGGGTGCGGGAGGGCGACCGGCGCGGCTTCGGGCCCTTCGACTGCGAGTTCGTGGCGGTCAACCACTCCATCCCGGACAGCCTCGCGGTCGCGATCCGCACCGGAGCCGGGATGGTGCTGCACACCGGCGACTTCAAGATGGACCAGTTCCCCCTCGACGACCGCATCACCGACCTGCGCGCCTTCGCCCGCCTCGGCGAGGAAGGCGTCGACCTGTTCCTCACCGACTCCACCAACGCCGAAGTACCCGGCTTCACCACCTCCGAGCGTGAGCTGAACCCGGCGATCGAGCAGGTGATGCGCACCGCGCCGCGCCGGGTCATCGTCTCCAGCTTCGCCAGCCATGTGCACCGCATCCAGCAGGTCCTGGACGCCGCCCACCAGCACGGCCGCAAGGTCGCCTTCGTCGGCCGGTCGATGGTCCGCAACATGGGCATCGCCCGCGACCTGGGCTACCTGAAGGTCCCCTCCGGTCTGGTCGTGAGCACGAAGGAGCTGGAGAAGCTCCCCGACCACAAGATCACTCTGGTGTGCACCGGCTCCCAGGGCGAACCGATGGCCGCGCTGTCACGCATGGCCAACCGCGACCACATGATCCGCATCGGCAAGGGCGACACCGTCCTGCTCGCCAGCTCCCTCATCCCCGGCAACGAGAACGCCATCTACCGGGTGATCAACGGACTCACCCGGTGGGGCGCCCACGTGGTCCACAAGGGCAACGCCAAGGTGCACGTCTCCGGGCACGCCAGTGCCGGCGAACTCGTCTACTGCTACAACATCGTCAAACCCCGCAACGTCATGCCCGTGCACGGCGAATGGCGCCACCTGCGGGCCAACGGCGACCTCGCCATCCGCACCGGCGTCGACCCCGACCGGGTCGTCATCGCCGAGGACGGCGTCGTCGTCGACCTCGTCGACGGGCGCGCGTCCATCACCGGCAAGGTCCCCGCCGGCAACGTCTACGTGGACGGCATGGAAGTCGGCGGCGCCACCGAAGCGTCCCTCAAGGACCGCCTCACCCTCGCCGCCGAAGGCGTGGTCACGGTCGTGGCGATCGTCGACGCGGACACCGGCGCCCTCGCCGAGGCCCCCGACTTCCTGGCCCGCGGCTTCGTCCACGACGACACCACCTTCGAGCCGGTCATCCCCGTCATCGAGAAGACCCTGGCCACCGCGGCCGAGGAAGGCGTCGGGGACGCGCACCAACTCGAACAACTCGTCGCCCGCGCCGTGGCGAACTGGGCGTTCCGCACCCACCGCCGCAAGCCCCTCATCATCCCCGTCATCATCGACGCCTGAGCCACAGCCCGGCAGCACTGTCCCCGGTTCCGCGGCCCGCGGGCATCGAGGTCGGGCACGGGAGTCAGCAGCCACCCCAGGAGACCAGGGTGGCAACCCACTCCGCATGATGAGTCATCGAGACTACTTCCCAAGGGCTGGAGGCGCGACAACCCTCAGTTCAGCGGGGGTTGTCCCACCTTCGGGACGGTCTCTGAAGTGTCAGGAGCGTCACGGTCACGCCATGCGAGGGCGTGCAGAACCTCGCCCATCTGTAGCAGCCTTCACCCGCAACAAGACCACCGGGCACGACAGAGGAAACCACGTTCGCCGACGGCGTCAAGCACCACCTCATCGACCAGATCCAGCAAGCAGCCGGCGAAAAGGAACGGGTGCTTGGCCGAGTGGAATACCGTTCAGGGGGCTCTGCGGTGCCATAGCATCTGCCCGGCACCGGGCTTGGCGTGGGCCCCTCGCGCCGCCGGGACGGAAATCCTGAGCACCAGCGAGCGGCAAGGAGTCACGGTGACCGTATGCGAGCCTGACGGGGACGGTGGGCCGGCCAGTCGTACTCGGGAGAACGGGCGTGGCCGGGCAGGACGATGACTTTGGCGGGGACGCCGGCGGCGGCGGAGACCGCGGCGCCCGCGGAGTCGCTCGACGTGGTCGCGCGCATGCTCAAGGAGCGCCTCGGGGCCGCGTCGGTGTCGTTCCTGATCACCGACTTCACCGGCGGCTCGGTCGTGCGGCTTGGGGCGGCGGGCAGCGTCGAGACCGATGAACCGGCCCGGCGCATCACGCTGGGCGGCACCCTGTACGACGACGTGATCCGCACCCAGCGGCCGAGCGTGGAGGACAAGGGCGACGGCGCGCTGGTTCGGATCGTCGCCCCTGTGACCAACCGTGGGGACGCCATCGGTCTCCTCGAACTGTTCCTGCCCGCGGCGCCGGACGCGGAGGTGATGCGGGAGATCGGCGAGACCGCGCACGCCCTGGCCTACCTCGTCATCGCGAACCGGTCCTACACCGACATGTACCAGTGGGGCCGCCGTACCGTCCCGCTGAGCCTGGCCGCGGAGATCCAGCACCGGCTGCTCCCGGCGTCGCTGGCGTGTGAGGCGGCGCAGTTCACGGTGGCCGGAGTGCTGGAGCCGACCGACCACGTCGGGGGGTGACACCTTCGACTACGTCATCGACCGGGACACGGGTCCAGCTCTCCGTCACCGATGCCATGGGTCACGACGTCGACGCCGCGCTGCTGGCCACCCTCCTGGTGGGCGCCCTGCGCCGCAACCGGCGGGCCGGTGCCGACCTCGCCGATCAGGCCCGCCAGGCCGACCAGGCCCTGCGCGAACACGGCCGCCACGGCTACGTCACCGGCCAGCTCCTGCGGATCAGCCTGATCAACGGCACAACCGAGTTCATCAACGCCGGGCACCCCTGGCCGCTGCGGATGCGGGACGGACAGGTACGGGAGATCACCCCGAAGATCGATATGCCGTTCGGCTTCCCTGCCCTCACAGCTACCGGGTCCAGTCGCTGGACCTGCGCCCAGGAGACCGGCTGGTGATGCTGACCGACGGCATGCTGGAGCGCAGGCAGCCTCGATCTGTCCGACCTGATCGTACGCACCCGCGATCTGCATCCCCGCGAGGCCGCCCGCACCCTCATCGCGGCGGTCGTCGACGCCCACCACGGTCACCTGCAGGACGACGCGACCGTCATGTGCCTGGACTGGCAGGGCGTCGGCCACTCCCGGTGGGACGCCGACACCGGCGCCGACCTCGCCGACGCCTCCGCCCCGTCACGGACGGGCGGGCGAAGCGGGGAGCTTTGCGCCGGGTGACCGCGTTTCGGGGGCAGGCTCCTGCGGCGGCCGGCCCAGGTGCAGGCCGAGGAGGACGAAGTCGGCGACCAGAATCACCACACCGATGACCAAGAAGTAGAACAGGCCCTTCGCCCCCACTCCGATGATGCCGAGCACGATGGCCACATTGACCAGCAGGAGGAAGAGAGCCATCCGTGTCACCTCATGGTGGGGGAAGTTGGTGGGGCATCAGCGGCGGGC
Above is a window of Streptomyces sp. DT2A-34 DNA encoding:
- a CDS encoding ribonuclease J; protein product: MSHPHPELKAAPPLPEGGLRVVALGGLGEIGRNMTVFEHAGKLLIVDCGVLFPEETQPGVDVILPDFTSIRDRLDDIVAVVLTHGHEDHIGGVPYLLRERSDIPVVGSKLTLAFLEAKLKEHGIRPRTVRVREGDRRGFGPFDCEFVAVNHSIPDSLAVAIRTGAGMVLHTGDFKMDQFPLDDRITDLRAFARLGEEGVDLFLTDSTNAEVPGFTTSERELNPAIEQVMRTAPRRVIVSSFASHVHRIQQVLDAAHQHGRKVAFVGRSMVRNMGIARDLGYLKVPSGLVVSTKELEKLPDHKITLVCTGSQGEPMAALSRMANRDHMIRIGKGDTVLLASSLIPGNENAIYRVINGLTRWGAHVVHKGNAKVHVSGHASAGELVYCYNIVKPRNVMPVHGEWRHLRANGDLAIRTGVDPDRVVIAEDGVVVDLVDGRASITGKVPAGNVYVDGMEVGGATEASLKDRLTLAAEGVVTVVAIVDADTGALAEAPDFLARGFVHDDTTFEPVIPVIEKTLATAAEEGVGDAHQLEQLVARAVANWAFRTHRRKPLIIPVIIDA